A region from the Metopolophium dirhodum isolate CAU chromosome 9, ASM1992520v1, whole genome shotgun sequence genome encodes:
- the LOC132952135 gene encoding sine oculis-binding protein homolog B isoform X1, which translates to MNRNIRKDATDSKAGLVKNETPDEEIKEYVKTTMNEMLGWYGYDKINSKDCSLQSMNLVKLREKYRGRSKSTEPETSSDEYNSPQSPTTSNSPVQQMTCGWCDKTLIAKAFTFRTAESDNEKVFCSEQCFSHYRRANFKRNKTCDWCRHLRHTVNCVDFQDGDHQLQFCSDKCLNQYKMNIFCKETQAQLELHPHLQNTSLPENLCKTLEPNLPLITPDLWLRDCHSPPLPDRSPSPQRPHSPPPPGPAVPQLRISNKLFDRQNRKRKRPTVEDTMPPVYPKFSPHAPVYCTPPICRSPAFTQSQSTNSSIPTNADPTPSPLYPLNLPPSLLPPPMILVPYPIMLPIPIPIPIPIPLPFLQKECDKSSDKEKNEKK; encoded by the exons ATGAACAGAAACATTCGAAAAGATGCGACGGACTCCAAAGCAGGGTTGGTGAAAAACGAAACGCCGGACGAAGAGATCAAA gagTATGTGAAAACCACAATGAACGAGATGCTCGGATGGTACGGATATGACAAAATTAATTCCAAAGATTGTTCGctgcaaagtatgaatttagttAAGCTCAGAGAAAAATATCGAGGTCGCTCAAAAAGTACGGAACCAGAAACTTCGTCAGACGAATACAATAGTCCACAATCACCAACAACGTCGa acTCACCAGTACAGCAAATGACATGCGGATGGTGTGACAAAACGTTAATAGCCAAAGCGTTTACATTCCGCACGGCAGAATCGGACAATGAGAAAGTGTTTTGTTCCGAACAATGTTTCTCACACTACCGTAGAGCCAATTTCAAACGAAATAAGACATGCGACTGGTGTAGACATCTCAGACACACAGTAAACTGTGTAGATTTCCAAGACGGCGATCATCAGCTACAATTCTGCAG TGATAAATGCCTGAACCAGTATAAAATGAACATATTTTGCAAAGAAACTCAAGCCCAGCTAGAGTTGCACCCTCACCTACAGAATACGTCGCTGCCAGAAAACCTATGTAAAACCCTAGAGCCGAACTTGCCACTCATTACACCTGACCTATGGCTACGCGATTGTCATTCACCGCCACTTCCAGACCGGTCACCGTCTCCTCAAAGGCCTCATTCCCCACCACCACCTGGACCGGCAGTTCCTCAGCTACGCATATCCAATAAACTTTTTGACCGTCAAAACCGAAAACGCAAGAGACCCACAGTCGAAGACACTATGCCACCTGTTTACCCTAAATTTTCCCCACATGCGCCAGTTTACTGTACACCACCGATATGTAGGTCACCAGCATTCACACAATCCCAGTCGACAAATAGCAGCATACCAACAAATGCTGATCCGACACCTTCGCCACTTTACCCATTGAACTTGCCACCATCGTTACTACCACCACCTATGATATTAGTACCATATCCTATTATGTTACCAATACCAATACCTATTCCCATACCCATACCtttaccatttttacaaaaagaATGTGATAAAAGCAGTGATaaggaaaaaaatgaaaaaaaatga
- the LOC132952135 gene encoding sine oculis-binding protein homolog B isoform X2, producing the protein MNEMLGWYGYDKINSKDCSLQSMNLVKLREKYRGRSKSTEPETSSDEYNSPQSPTTSNSPVQQMTCGWCDKTLIAKAFTFRTAESDNEKVFCSEQCFSHYRRANFKRNKTCDWCRHLRHTVNCVDFQDGDHQLQFCSDKCLNQYKMNIFCKETQAQLELHPHLQNTSLPENLCKTLEPNLPLITPDLWLRDCHSPPLPDRSPSPQRPHSPPPPGPAVPQLRISNKLFDRQNRKRKRPTVEDTMPPVYPKFSPHAPVYCTPPICRSPAFTQSQSTNSSIPTNADPTPSPLYPLNLPPSLLPPPMILVPYPIMLPIPIPIPIPIPLPFLQKECDKSSDKEKNEKK; encoded by the exons ATGAACGAGATGCTCGGATGGTACGGATATGACAAAATTAATTCCAAAGATTGTTCGctgcaaagtatgaatttagttAAGCTCAGAGAAAAATATCGAGGTCGCTCAAAAAGTACGGAACCAGAAACTTCGTCAGACGAATACAATAGTCCACAATCACCAACAACGTCGa acTCACCAGTACAGCAAATGACATGCGGATGGTGTGACAAAACGTTAATAGCCAAAGCGTTTACATTCCGCACGGCAGAATCGGACAATGAGAAAGTGTTTTGTTCCGAACAATGTTTCTCACACTACCGTAGAGCCAATTTCAAACGAAATAAGACATGCGACTGGTGTAGACATCTCAGACACACAGTAAACTGTGTAGATTTCCAAGACGGCGATCATCAGCTACAATTCTGCAG TGATAAATGCCTGAACCAGTATAAAATGAACATATTTTGCAAAGAAACTCAAGCCCAGCTAGAGTTGCACCCTCACCTACAGAATACGTCGCTGCCAGAAAACCTATGTAAAACCCTAGAGCCGAACTTGCCACTCATTACACCTGACCTATGGCTACGCGATTGTCATTCACCGCCACTTCCAGACCGGTCACCGTCTCCTCAAAGGCCTCATTCCCCACCACCACCTGGACCGGCAGTTCCTCAGCTACGCATATCCAATAAACTTTTTGACCGTCAAAACCGAAAACGCAAGAGACCCACAGTCGAAGACACTATGCCACCTGTTTACCCTAAATTTTCCCCACATGCGCCAGTTTACTGTACACCACCGATATGTAGGTCACCAGCATTCACACAATCCCAGTCGACAAATAGCAGCATACCAACAAATGCTGATCCGACACCTTCGCCACTTTACCCATTGAACTTGCCACCATCGTTACTACCACCACCTATGATATTAGTACCATATCCTATTATGTTACCAATACCAATACCTATTCCCATACCCATACCtttaccatttttacaaaaagaATGTGATAAAAGCAGTGATaaggaaaaaaatgaaaaaaaatga